The genomic region AAGGTAAATGCAATTGCCTAATTTAACCTGGTTGATGCAACTCCCAGGGTGGGAAAACAGTACGTCTTTGCTGGCAAGCGCGACAGAAGCTGCGACAGAAGCTTCGTCAGAAGGAGAATACGGAACCTTGTTGCTAACAGCAGTACTGCTGAATTTAGTCGTTATTTATTTAGCAAGTAAAATAGGCGGAGAATTTTCAAACCGTGTTGGTTTGCCACCTGTTTTAGGAGAATTAGTTGGTGGGGTCTTAGTCGGAGTTTCGGCTTTACACCTTTTGGCGTTTCCAGAAGCTGGGGTAGAACCTTCGAGTTCTTTAATTATTCGCTTCTTAGAATCGACTGCGGGTTTGACTCCTGATCTTGCAACAGCGGTGTTTCGCGACCAAAACGATGTTATCAGTGTTTTGGCAGAAATTGGTGTTGTGATTCTACTGTTTGAAATTGGTTTGGAGTCGAATTTAAAGGAATTACTTGAAGTTGGAATTCAAGCAACGCTCGTCGCTATAGTCGGAGTCGCTGTACCTTTTGCGGTTGGTACTGCAGGATTAATGATCTTGTTTGGTGTTCCGGCGATACCGGCAATTTTTGCTGGTGCTGCTTTAACCGCAACGAGTATTGGGATTACGTCGAAGGTTTTATCTGAATTGGGGCGACTCAATTCTAAAGAAGGTCAGATTATATTAGGTGCTGCGGTTATTGATGACGTATTAGGCATTATTGTCTTAGCCGTCGTTGCTAGCTTGGCGAAAACTGGTGAGATTGATGTCAGCAACGTTATTTACTTGATCCTAAGTGCGAGTGGTTTCTTACTCGGTGCTATTGTTCTAGGTAAAGTATTCAATAAAACGTTTGTCTCGGTAGTCGATCTATTCAAGACTCGCGGCGGCATTATTATACCAGCCATAATTTTTGCCTACGCTATGGCATATTTCGCAGCGGTGATTCACTTAGAGGCAATTTTAGGGGCTTTTGCCGCAGGCTTAGTATTGGATGAGACAGATAAGCGTAAAGAATTGCAACGGCAGGTTATTCCCATTGCTGATATTCTAGTGCCAATTTTCTTTGTGACTGTAGGGGCAAAAACTGATTTGGGAGTATTAAACCCAGCGAATCCCACCAATCGCGAAGGGTTAGTGATTGCGAGTTTCTTAATTGCGATCGCAATTATTGGTAAAGTTGTTACAGGTTTAGCAGTCTTCGGTCAACCTGGAATCAATCGCTTGGCGATCGGTGTGGGAATGATTCCTAGAGGTGAAGTTGGACTTGTCTTTGCTGGAGTTGGTTCAGCAAGTGGCGCGCTCTCTAAACCGCTAGAAGCTGCGATTATTATGATGGTCATTTTGACGACCTTTTTAGCACCACCTTTGTTGCGGTTTGTCTTTCCTGATTCTGGATTGGAGGTTGAGACAACAGAAGCCGTTCCTGAGTTAGATCGGGCGGCAAATCGACAACCGTAGGTAGGAACTAGGAGCGAGGGGCGAGGAGCGAGGAACGAAGAAGAATGATTAAAATACAAGTATATCCTCGGACAGCTAATCTCCTTGCCCTCGGGACAAATTACTTTGTGGCGACAACGGCAATGTTCCAGGCGAAGCGCTTGGTGAGAGGTAGTTTTTTGAGAAGGACATCAAACTTTTCCAGGCGTTGATATTCGGGTGCGAGGCGCTGATGTTCGATGATGATTTTCTTCCAGTATCTTTCTTTGTTGGGATCTATTTTCTCAATGAGATAAAAGCGCAAGAAAATCCATAAAGTAGCTAGCCAAAAGGTATCGTAAGTTGTTTTTGAAAAGTGCGATCGCACAAAATCAACAATATTGATATCTAGTGGCGTTTCGTCTTCGGTGCGCACTTTTGTGGCGATGCGTCGATAAACATTAATTACAGGATTGTGTCGTAAAGGGTCCCAAAAACAAGCTTTTCCGCCTGGTTTGAGAACGCGATGCATTTCGCGAATTGCGGCGCGGGGGTTGGGGATATGATGCAGGAGGTTTGAAGCATAAATAATATCAAAGGTATTATCAGGACAGTCAAGCGCGATCGCATTCATCGTGCGTCCTTGAATTTTTACCTCATTCATCTCGGCTAGCTTCAATGCGACTTCTACCATTCCTGGTGAATAGTCTGCTGCAATGCATTTTGCACCTTTTTTCGCAAAGTAGACACTGTTTTCACCCGCGCCACAACCCAAATCTAATAATAACTTGCCTCTAATATCTCCTAGATGATTGAGAATAAAGCGATTTTCTGGGGCGGTACAAGCTTCAAAATAGTCTCTGACTTGAATTCCTTCGACATCTATTGTAGAAGCCCATTCATCATGGAATCGTTGTTCTTTGGCAAAGATATCATCGCGCATGGTGAGCATCATTAGAAATTACACTTTTGTAAGGTCAGGTAATGGGTAATGTGGGGGTGTGGAAGGAAACAATTACCGATTACCAATGACCAATCACCAATTACCGACCTTGAGTTTACACAGCTACTTGTTGCTGCTTATTTTGAATTGCAGCGTACAAACGATTGAGAGCGTTAACGTACGCTTGTGCTGAAGCAACAATAATATCTGTATTCGCTGCATGACCAGAATACACGCGGTCTTCATAACGCAGGCGAATCGTCACTTCGCCGATCGCATCAATCCCCGCAGTTACTGACTGGACAGAAAACTCGATCAGTTGATTGGGGACGTTCACCACGCGGTTAATTGCTTTATACACCGCATCGACGGGTCCTGTACCAATTGCCGCATCGGTCAATTCTTCGCCTTCGGGAGTCCGAATCGAAACTGTTGCAGTAGGACACGCGTGATCGCCGCAGGAAACTTGTACAAACTCTAAACGAAATAGTTCTGGTGTTTGCTGAATTTCATCGTTGACGATCGCTTCTAAATCCCAATCAGAAATTTCTTTTTTCTTGTCCGCTAAATCTTTAAACCGTAAAAAGGCTTTGTTTAAATCGGTTTCCGACAGTTCAAACCCCAATTCTTTCAAACGCGTGCGGAAAGCGTTACGTCCCGAATGCTTACCCAAGACGATTTGATTATCAGTCAATCCAATCGACTGAGCATCCATAATTTCATACGTCAGCTTGTTTTTCAACACGCCATCTTGGTGAATTCCAGACTCGTGCGCAAAAGCATTCGCCCCGACAATTGCCTTATTTGGTTGTACCAGCATTCCTGTCAAGTTAGAAACAAGGCGCGAAGTTTTGTAAATTTGGTGCGTATCAATATTTGTTAGAGGTTCTTCTGAATCAGCTGGGCGACCTAAGAAAGGATTGTAATATTGTCGTCTAACGTGTAGCGCCATAACCAATTCTTCTAGCGCCGCATTTCCCGCACGTTCTCCAATACCGTTGATTGTGCATTCGAGTTGTCGCGCTCCATTTTTAACGGCTTCTAAGAAGTTAGCAACAGCCAAGCCCAAATCATTGTGACCGTGAACTGAAATAATTGCTTGGTCAATATTTGGGACGTTTTCTTTGATACCGCGAATCAATGCGCCAAATTCGCTAGGAGTCGTGTAACCTACGGTGTCAGGAATATTGATTGTTTTTGCCCCAGCGGCGATCGCGCGTTCTAGGACTTGGTACAAATATTCTGGATCGCTGCGCACAGCATCCATCGGTGAAAATTCCACATCGTCCATGAACGATTTAGCATAAGCGACCATTTCTTCGGCGATCGCTAGCACTTCGGATCGCGATTTTTTAAGCTGGTACTCAAGGTGAATATCCGATGTCGAAATAAATGTATGAATTCTGGCTTTAGCTGCTGGTTTTAATGCCTCTGCGGCTGCTTTAATATCGTCTTTAATTGCTCTTGCTAAACTACAAATCACTGGACCATTTTCAGTCCCAACGGTTTCGGCGATTTGTTGTACTGCGTTAAAGTCTCCAGGGCTAGCAAATGCAAATCCAGCTTCAATGATATCTACGCCTAAGCGTGACAACTGGCGGGCAATCATAACTTTCTCTTCGACGTTAAGCGTAGCACCAGGGCATTGTTCGCCGTCGCGCAATGTCGTATCAAAGATAATGATGCGGTCTTGTTTGCTGTGCATAGTACTCCTCGTTGTATTTTTATTTGTGTAAACTTAAATAAACGCTAAAATTGCAAATAAATCTTGATTAATAATCTACTTTTTCTATATACTCGCGAATATCATTTAAATCAATATATCTATCAGTAGCATTACGCAATTCTCGGGCAATCATTCCCTCTGTGGATACTACTGTAATGTGAGTGTCTTTTGAGCGTAGTAGCTCGATTGCTCTTTCAAAATCTCCATCACCACTAAATAAAATGACATGATTGTACTGCTCGACTGTGTTAAACATATCGACTACAATTTCGATGTCTAGATTCGCTTTTTGCGAATAGCGACCAGAGGTGTCATCGTAGTATTCCTTAAGAATTTTATGCCGTACTGTATATCCTAAGCTAATTAAAGCATCTCTAAAACCGCGTTGATCTTGCGGATCTTTTAGACCTGTATACCAAAAAGCATTAATTAAGATTGTCTCTGGCTGCTCGGTTTTAAAATATTCCAATACTCTTCTTGGATCGAAAAACCAACCATTTTTTTGTTGTGCATAAAACATATTATTGCCGTCTACAAAAATAGACGTGCGGTTTATTAAGCATGCCATAAAAGTTAAACCTAAGATCTTAGAGATAGTTATTTTCCTTATCGAATTTTGTTGTTGCTGATATTATTTGAAATATTTGAATAAAATATATTTTCTCGAAGCCGCAAAATATGCCGCATTTTTTAGTAATTCCTTTGCTGTTTCAGATAATATACAATTGTCTTTTTATCTTTCGCTAATGAATACCCTATGAATACTTAACTTGTAAGCATTGCTTGCCACAATTCAATGCTTTTACATAGGATTTTTCGCTCGACCTTAGCTTACTTGTTACTACGGTTATTTACCGAAGGGCGCGCTGTGGCTGTCTTCAATGGTCTATATAGCTACTAATATTACAAATATGCGCTTTAACAACGTAGCTCAGGAACACCTCCTGGGCAGTGTATAAACTGATAATAAGACATAATAAGTTTAGTCACCAATACAAATCTAAGATATTGCTTTAGTCTCATCGGCTGAATTATAACAGTCTCTATGCCCTAGAGAAAATTCTGCCAGAATCTATGCTCTATATATTAATGCTAACGCTATTTAAGTCGCTGCTTGTGCTAATCACCGCGAGTAGATTTATATAAAAAAGTTGATAGCATATGAGAATTCTCTAATTTTCGAGATTTTCCATCATTGAATAAAATTATTGATAAGGTACATAGTACCAGATATTTTTAGAGCCTAAGTATAAATGCTATTGTGCTTAATCTATGCATATCATAGCCAAATTCGGTTGATGTTGAAATCTTGAGAGATTAACTTAGAAAAGA from Chroogloeocystis siderophila 5.2 s.c.1 harbors:
- a CDS encoding class I SAM-dependent methyltransferase; this translates as MMLTMRDDIFAKEQRFHDEWASTIDVEGIQVRDYFEACTAPENRFILNHLGDIRGKLLLDLGCGAGENSVYFAKKGAKCIAADYSPGMVEVALKLAEMNEVKIQGRTMNAIALDCPDNTFDIIYASNLLHHIPNPRAAIREMHRVLKPGGKACFWDPLRHNPVINVYRRIATKVRTEDETPLDINIVDFVRSHFSKTTYDTFWLATLWIFLRFYLIEKIDPNKERYWKKIIIEHQRLAPEYQRLEKFDVLLKKLPLTKRFAWNIAVVATK
- a CDS encoding NYN domain-containing protein; the protein is MACLINRTSIFVDGNNMFYAQQKNGWFFDPRRVLEYFKTEQPETILINAFWYTGLKDPQDQRGFRDALISLGYTVRHKILKEYYDDTSGRYSQKANLDIEIVVDMFNTVEQYNHVILFSGDGDFERAIELLRSKDTHITVVSTEGMIARELRNATDRYIDLNDIREYIEKVDY
- a CDS encoding 2-isopropylmalate synthase; the protein is MHSKQDRIIIFDTTLRDGEQCPGATLNVEEKVMIARQLSRLGVDIIEAGFAFASPGDFNAVQQIAETVGTENGPVICSLARAIKDDIKAAAEALKPAAKARIHTFISTSDIHLEYQLKKSRSEVLAIAEEMVAYAKSFMDDVEFSPMDAVRSDPEYLYQVLERAIAAGAKTINIPDTVGYTTPSEFGALIRGIKENVPNIDQAIISVHGHNDLGLAVANFLEAVKNGARQLECTINGIGERAGNAALEELVMALHVRRQYYNPFLGRPADSEEPLTNIDTHQIYKTSRLVSNLTGMLVQPNKAIVGANAFAHESGIHQDGVLKNKLTYEIMDAQSIGLTDNQIVLGKHSGRNAFRTRLKELGFELSETDLNKAFLRFKDLADKKKEISDWDLEAIVNDEIQQTPELFRLEFVQVSCGDHACPTATVSIRTPEGEELTDAAIGTGPVDAVYKAINRVVNVPNQLIEFSVQSVTAGIDAIGEVTIRLRYEDRVYSGHAANTDIIVASAQAYVNALNRLYAAIQNKQQQVAV
- a CDS encoding cation:proton antiporter — its product is MQLPNLTWLMQLPGWENSTSLLASATEAATEASSEGEYGTLLLTAVLLNLVVIYLASKIGGEFSNRVGLPPVLGELVGGVLVGVSALHLLAFPEAGVEPSSSLIIRFLESTAGLTPDLATAVFRDQNDVISVLAEIGVVILLFEIGLESNLKELLEVGIQATLVAIVGVAVPFAVGTAGLMILFGVPAIPAIFAGAALTATSIGITSKVLSELGRLNSKEGQIILGAAVIDDVLGIIVLAVVASLAKTGEIDVSNVIYLILSASGFLLGAIVLGKVFNKTFVSVVDLFKTRGGIIIPAIIFAYAMAYFAAVIHLEAILGAFAAGLVLDETDKRKELQRQVIPIADILVPIFFVTVGAKTDLGVLNPANPTNREGLVIASFLIAIAIIGKVVTGLAVFGQPGINRLAIGVGMIPRGEVGLVFAGVGSASGALSKPLEAAIIMMVILTTFLAPPLLRFVFPDSGLEVETTEAVPELDRAANRQP